A single genomic interval of Alteromonas sp. BL110 harbors:
- a CDS encoding class I SAM-dependent methyltransferase: MRSAFKAKPPRYPTSWDNFPAGEHIRDAVNTVCSDYAERIFGYHFAKLGSLSAEINLNTSPIRHHINQVPFDNQFGCQLNANSAFGDTSDNNVSSSQFHDESRESSISRENTVVGQSHSLPFAENSIDGFLLANELDFAQDPHEILREVDRVITQNGYVIISGFNPLSLAGIAKFLPVKRGNILHDARFFTSYRIKDWLQLLGFEIVEQRQILFSTLFFQQRWKGAAKLQNYLASYLPWCSAVYVILAKKRVIPMTAIKPKRNLKPSFSAVGASARTSAANRSLR, encoded by the coding sequence ATGAGATCGGCCTTTAAAGCCAAACCGCCTCGCTACCCTACAAGCTGGGATAATTTTCCCGCAGGCGAGCACATCCGCGATGCCGTGAATACTGTGTGTAGCGATTACGCTGAGCGTATATTCGGGTATCATTTTGCCAAGCTAGGCTCTTTAAGTGCCGAAATTAATCTAAATACTAGCCCAATAAGGCATCATATCAATCAGGTGCCATTTGATAACCAATTTGGCTGCCAGTTAAACGCTAACTCCGCCTTTGGCGATACCTCAGACAACAATGTTTCTTCTTCACAGTTTCATGATGAAAGTCGCGAATCGTCAATTAGCAGAGAAAATACGGTCGTAGGACAGTCGCACTCCTTACCCTTTGCAGAAAACAGTATTGATGGCTTTTTATTGGCTAACGAGCTAGATTTTGCGCAGGATCCCCATGAGATTTTAAGAGAGGTAGACCGTGTTATTACGCAAAATGGTTACGTCATTATCAGTGGGTTTAACCCTTTAAGCCTTGCCGGTATCGCTAAATTCCTGCCCGTTAAGCGCGGAAATATTTTGCATGATGCTCGCTTTTTTACGTCATATCGCATCAAAGATTGGCTTCAGTTATTGGGCTTTGAAATTGTTGAACAGCGTCAGATATTGTTTTCTACGCTATTTTTTCAGCAACGGTGGAAAGGGGCCGCTAAGCTTCAAAATTATTTAGCGTCTTACTTGCCTTGGTGTAGCGCGGTATATGTAATACTCGCGAAAAAGCGGGTAATTCCTATGACAGCGATAAAACCGAAACGCAATTTAAAACCCAGTTTCTCAGCGGTAGGAGCAAGTGCAAGGACGTCGGCAGCGAACCGTTCATTGCGTTAA
- a CDS encoding SLC13 family permease, protein MHTNPEPSSDTQQRQPTRKNSIILFAFIASVLSGMGLWAVNQPSEIIFTAAITLFVAILWVTEALPIPATSLLPFALFPLFGVLSHSEAASALGSHVIILLMAAFMLSKGLERANLHKRFAIYMLRITGSGSPLKLVLGFMLTTAVLSMWISNTATVLMMLPMAIAIINAVDNPRFGVALILGIAYSASLGGVGTPIGTPPNIIFMSVYEETQGMEYSFIEWMKTGVPIVVFGVPIMALWLARGIKEVGNIDLPVPCAWTKAEKRVLAIFGTVAMAWIFRPFWTAWIGVTTISDSTIAVAGVAAMFFTNSGNDNGEVDAKGNRDKLLDWKTANDIPWGMLLLFAGGICIAKAFMSSGLSVLMGSWLTGLATLPVLLLVLGICLFVTFLTEITSNTATSTLLMPILAAAGLAVGVDPKLLMIPAAISASCAFMLPVATAPNAIAYSTEKFDIKTMAREGIMLNVLVALVVTAVCYVTLA, encoded by the coding sequence ATGCACACAAATCCTGAACCTTCTTCAGATACCCAACAACGACAGCCAACACGTAAGAACAGTATTATCCTTTTCGCGTTTATCGCCTCTGTTCTTAGCGGTATGGGCTTATGGGCTGTAAATCAGCCCAGCGAGATTATATTTACCGCCGCGATCACCCTTTTTGTAGCAATACTTTGGGTAACCGAAGCGCTCCCCATTCCCGCTACTTCGCTGCTGCCATTCGCGTTATTTCCATTATTCGGCGTGCTGTCGCACAGCGAAGCTGCGTCTGCCCTAGGAAGTCATGTCATTATATTGCTAATGGCGGCTTTTATGCTGTCAAAAGGGCTTGAACGTGCGAACTTACACAAGCGATTTGCTATTTACATGCTGCGTATAACAGGCAGCGGCAGCCCGCTTAAACTGGTACTGGGCTTTATGCTCACCACCGCAGTCCTTAGTATGTGGATTAGTAACACCGCCACGGTGTTAATGATGTTGCCAATGGCCATTGCCATTATTAATGCGGTCGATAACCCAAGATTTGGCGTGGCCCTAATTCTGGGTATTGCTTATTCAGCAAGTTTGGGCGGGGTAGGGACACCCATTGGCACGCCGCCTAATATTATCTTCATGAGCGTGTATGAAGAAACACAAGGTATGGAATACAGCTTTATTGAATGGATGAAAACTGGCGTACCGATTGTTGTTTTTGGTGTGCCTATTATGGCCTTGTGGTTAGCGCGGGGAATTAAAGAAGTGGGCAATATCGATTTGCCTGTACCTTGCGCGTGGACAAAAGCGGAAAAGCGTGTGCTTGCCATTTTCGGTACGGTAGCAATGGCGTGGATATTCAGACCTTTTTGGACCGCTTGGATAGGCGTGACCACCATCAGTGATAGCACTATAGCCGTTGCAGGTGTTGCCGCTATGTTTTTCACCAATAGCGGCAATGACAATGGCGAAGTAGATGCAAAAGGTAACCGCGATAAGCTGCTAGACTGGAAAACCGCAAACGATATTCCTTGGGGAATGCTGCTGCTGTTTGCAGGTGGAATTTGTATTGCGAAAGCGTTTATGTCGTCGGGTTTAAGCGTATTGATGGGCTCATGGTTAACAGGCCTTGCGACCTTACCTGTATTACTACTAGTACTGGGTATTTGCCTGTTCGTGACTTTCTTAACGGAAATTACTTCAAACACAGCAACGTCTACATTACTAATGCCGATATTGGCCGCAGCAGGCTTAGCTGTAGGCGTTGACCCCAAATTACTGATGATACCGGCTGCCATTAGCGCAAGTTGTGCTTTTATGTTGCCAGTAGCAACCGCTCCCAATGCCATTGCCTATTCAACGGAAAAGTTTGATATTAAAACCATGGCAAGAGAAGGCATAATGCTAAACGTGTTGGTTGCACTTGTGGTAACCGCGGTGTGCTACGTCACTTTGGCCTGA
- a CDS encoding mechanosensitive ion channel family protein, with product MEDLFGTNIDLSELTEKAISLVMTYTPKLLLAILTLVVGLWLVNRFINLLDHRIGKKDPTLNKFLCGLISAVLKVMLLISVASMIGIETTSFIAVVGAAGLAIGLALQGSLANFAGGVLILIFKPFKVGDTIEAEGHLGSVAEIQILYTVVNTFDNRRVVIPNGNLSNATLTNVSVYDKRRCDMTFGIGYDDDIDKAKKILQRLFEEDERSLTDPAPRICVGGLGDNSVDLMFRPWVGTDDLWPYYWDMQEKVKKAFDEEGISIPYPQRDVHLYKANDE from the coding sequence ATGGAAGATTTGTTCGGGACTAATATCGATTTATCGGAATTAACCGAAAAAGCTATATCACTGGTGATGACTTATACCCCCAAATTGCTATTGGCTATTCTTACTTTGGTGGTGGGTCTTTGGCTAGTAAATCGTTTTATAAACCTATTGGATCACCGAATAGGTAAAAAGGACCCTACTTTAAATAAATTCTTATGCGGACTTATAAGTGCCGTTTTAAAAGTAATGTTGTTGATTTCCGTTGCCTCTATGATAGGTATTGAAACCACCTCATTTATTGCCGTGGTTGGGGCAGCAGGTTTGGCTATTGGTTTAGCATTACAAGGCAGTTTGGCTAATTTTGCTGGTGGTGTGCTAATACTGATTTTTAAACCCTTTAAAGTGGGTGACACCATTGAAGCAGAAGGGCATTTGGGGTCTGTCGCAGAGATACAAATTCTTTATACTGTAGTTAACACCTTTGACAATAGGCGTGTGGTTATTCCCAACGGGAATCTATCCAATGCCACATTAACTAATGTTAGCGTATACGACAAACGCCGCTGCGACATGACATTTGGCATTGGCTACGATGACGATATCGACAAAGCTAAGAAAATTTTGCAGCGTTTGTTTGAAGAGGACGAACGCTCATTGACCGATCCAGCACCTAGAATTTGTGTTGGGGGATTAGGTGATAACTCAGTCGATCTAATGTTTAGACCCTGGGTCGGCACCGATGATTTGTGGCCTTACTATTGGGACATGCAGGAAAAAGTTAAAAAAGCTTTTGACGAGGAAGGCATTAGCATCCCTTATCCACAGCGAGATGTTCATCTCTATAAAGCAAACGACGAGTAA
- the apbC gene encoding iron-sulfur cluster carrier protein ApbC — protein MFFSRKAEPLTHKVAAILAKYFSLDVDDTLPWCAFSQPENENAGITVTLPFCIATQLDTLKQEVRNQLKGRLDADKLTFKQNVASGETEVAPVTNIKNIIAVASGKGGVGKSTTSINLAFALMQEGAKVGILDADIYGPSIPIMLGNPNAHPESEDNKHMQPLMAHGLVANSIGYLVPQEDAAVWRGPMASRALKQLLDETLWPVLDYLIVDMPPGTGDIQLTMAQQVPLTASVVVTTPQDLALADAQKGISMFEKVNVPVLGLIENMSYYQCRACGTKDYVFAKDGGEALAERHGLPLLGQLPLDIHIREHGDAGTPLLLASPDGALSESYREAARALSMQLALTVEPRKGAVKHIKGDPIGILGKD, from the coding sequence ATGTTCTTTTCTCGCAAAGCAGAGCCGCTAACTCACAAAGTTGCCGCTATTTTAGCCAAGTATTTCTCGCTAGACGTAGACGATACCTTACCTTGGTGTGCTTTTAGTCAGCCAGAAAATGAAAATGCGGGCATTACCGTTACTTTGCCATTTTGCATTGCTACTCAGTTAGATACGCTTAAACAAGAAGTGCGTAACCAGCTTAAAGGGAGACTAGATGCCGATAAGCTTACTTTTAAGCAAAACGTTGCCAGTGGCGAAACTGAAGTTGCCCCTGTTACTAATATCAAAAATATTATTGCGGTAGCCTCTGGCAAAGGTGGTGTGGGTAAGTCTACAACCAGTATCAACCTTGCGTTTGCGCTTATGCAAGAAGGCGCGAAAGTAGGTATCTTAGATGCTGACATTTACGGGCCGTCTATTCCTATAATGCTGGGCAACCCTAACGCACACCCTGAAAGTGAAGATAATAAGCACATGCAACCGCTTATGGCACATGGGCTGGTAGCAAACTCTATCGGTTATTTAGTTCCTCAGGAAGACGCGGCTGTATGGCGCGGACCAATGGCAAGCAGAGCGTTGAAGCAATTACTAGATGAAACCTTGTGGCCCGTGCTGGATTACCTGATTGTAGACATGCCCCCAGGTACCGGCGACATTCAGCTTACGATGGCGCAGCAAGTACCGCTAACCGCATCTGTGGTAGTTACCACGCCGCAGGACTTAGCGTTAGCCGACGCCCAAAAGGGCATAAGCATGTTTGAAAAGGTTAACGTACCTGTGCTTGGCCTTATCGAGAACATGAGCTATTACCAATGCAGAGCCTGCGGCACCAAAGACTACGTGTTTGCCAAAGACGGAGGAGAGGCACTGGCTGAGCGCCATGGATTGCCCCTGTTAGGCCAGTTACCCCTTGATATTCATATTCGAGAACATGGCGATGCAGGTACACCTTTGTTACTGGCCTCGCCTGATGGTGCCTTAAGTGAAAGCTATCGCGAGGCTGCGCGAGCACTGTCTATGCAGCTGGCGCTTACGGTTGAACCACGAAAAGGGGCGGTTAAACACATTAAAGGCGACCCTATTGGCATTCTTGGGAAAGATTGA
- a CDS encoding replication initiation protein has product MLSEIIQPVLAAPACARERLIERLEITTPPQTLCAQEDVTKSSFRYKYSALQKYLHIQVNPANTKCWLIFDLDGTDPFIWEDKLLPPPNIIVSGQSPKAKLKQNSAHLFYAIQNVSTSRNSRRKPVNFLADIKRKMTSELMADNAYTGPLCKNPLHPFWKTSFLHHHEYNLNELNNGFERPEICKRRDFDWDNVPDSRNCTVFHELRFEAYRRVIFARKNWSYEQWEQHLFQLAIYFNDFTGKDLSKTQQLPLNELSSIVRSVSQWTWLNYNPSHNRGVAGLWNLPIQATTKKLAQQEGARYTHRTRQEKTKQQLLEARSRLTKRGERLTQVNLAKESGLTRQTVAKYKDLLKC; this is encoded by the coding sequence ATGTTATCTGAAATAATTCAGCCAGTCTTGGCGGCGCCTGCTTGTGCGCGAGAGAGACTAATCGAGCGGCTAGAAATCACAACTCCCCCACAAACTCTTTGCGCTCAAGAAGATGTGACAAAGAGTTCTTTTCGGTACAAATATAGTGCCTTACAAAAGTATCTTCACATCCAGGTTAATCCAGCAAACACCAAATGCTGGCTGATTTTCGATTTAGACGGGACAGATCCATTTATTTGGGAAGACAAACTGTTACCGCCTCCAAACATTATAGTGAGTGGGCAAAGCCCTAAGGCGAAGTTGAAACAGAACTCCGCACACCTTTTTTACGCCATTCAAAATGTATCAACTAGCCGGAATTCTCGTCGAAAACCTGTAAATTTCCTAGCCGATATCAAAAGGAAGATGACTAGCGAATTGATGGCCGATAATGCTTACACCGGTCCACTTTGCAAGAACCCACTTCATCCGTTTTGGAAAACAAGTTTCCTACACCATCACGAATATAACCTAAACGAACTAAACAATGGGTTTGAGCGACCAGAAATATGCAAACGTAGGGACTTTGATTGGGATAATGTTCCCGATTCAAGAAACTGCACCGTGTTTCATGAACTGCGGTTTGAAGCGTACCGCAGAGTAATTTTCGCTAGGAAAAACTGGAGCTATGAGCAATGGGAACAACACCTTTTTCAGCTCGCGATTTACTTTAATGATTTTACCGGAAAAGACCTTAGTAAAACGCAACAATTGCCCCTTAATGAGCTTTCTTCGATAGTTCGCAGTGTATCTCAATGGACCTGGCTGAACTACAACCCATCGCATAATCGGGGCGTTGCAGGCCTTTGGAATTTACCTATTCAAGCTACTACCAAAAAGCTGGCACAGCAAGAAGGCGCACGGTACACGCACCGGACGCGACAAGAGAAAACCAAACAACAGTTATTGGAAGCTAGATCTCGTCTTACAAAGCGAGGCGAGCGCCTTACTCAAGTCAATCTGGCAAAGGAATCTGGACTAACGCGTCAGACAGTAGCGAAGTACAAAGATTTGCTTAAATGTTAA
- the metG gene encoding methionine--tRNA ligase: protein MSEKRRILVTSALPYANGSIHLGHLLEHIQTDIWTRFQRLRGNECYSVCADDAHGTPVMLKAQELGITPEEMVARTRAEHHQDLVDFHVDYDNYYVTHSPENKALCEEIYTRLDNAGYISKRTINQLFDPEKEMFLPDRFVKGTCPSCGAEDQNGDSCDVCGATYSPTEVKNPRSVVSGATPVLRESEHFFFDLPKFEGMLKEWIRSGALQEEMANKLQEWFTEGLQQWDISRDAPYFGFEIPGAPNKFFYVWVDAPVGYMASFKNFCDQNNLEFDDFWKADSDAELYHFIGKDITYFHCLFWPAMLEGAGYRKPTGVNIHGFVTVNGAKMSKSRGTFIKGRTYLDHLNPEYLRYYFASKLGDGVTDIDLNFTDFAQKVNSDLVGKVVNIASRCASFITKRFDGKLSDNVIEPELIAEFQNASESIAALFEKRKYHQAVREIMALADKANQFIDNNAPWVTIKDETKQQFTHDVCSLGINMFRLLVIYLKPVLPVLAEKAEAFLNDSFDWNSLQTLLKGHAINKFKPMMQRVEMEKIDAMVEDSKESLAPAAPAIDPDSPLAKDPISDTISFDDFAKVDLRIARIANAEHVEKADKLLRLELDLGGETKQVFAGIKSAYSPEALIGKHTVMVANLAPRKMRFGMSEGMVLAAGPGGDELYILEPHEGAKPGMRVK, encoded by the coding sequence ATGTCAGAAAAACGCCGAATTCTGGTAACCAGTGCGTTGCCATACGCAAATGGTTCTATTCACTTAGGTCATTTGCTAGAACACATTCAAACCGACATCTGGACTCGTTTTCAGCGCCTTCGCGGAAACGAATGTTACAGTGTTTGCGCCGACGATGCACACGGTACACCGGTTATGCTTAAAGCCCAAGAGCTTGGCATTACACCAGAAGAAATGGTGGCTAGAACCCGTGCTGAACACCACCAAGACCTTGTTGATTTTCACGTTGATTACGACAACTACTATGTAACCCATTCGCCAGAAAACAAGGCATTGTGTGAAGAAATTTACACTCGCCTAGATAACGCGGGTTACATTAGCAAGCGCACTATTAACCAATTATTCGACCCTGAAAAAGAAATGTTCCTGCCAGATCGTTTCGTTAAGGGTACTTGTCCAAGCTGTGGCGCAGAAGATCAAAACGGCGATAGCTGTGACGTGTGTGGTGCAACTTACAGCCCAACTGAAGTTAAGAATCCACGTAGCGTGGTTTCTGGTGCTACGCCAGTACTGCGTGAGTCTGAGCACTTCTTTTTTGACCTGCCAAAGTTTGAAGGCATGTTAAAAGAGTGGATCCGCTCGGGTGCCCTACAAGAAGAAATGGCAAACAAACTACAAGAGTGGTTTACCGAAGGTCTACAACAGTGGGATATTAGCCGTGATGCGCCGTATTTTGGTTTTGAAATTCCAGGTGCACCTAACAAGTTCTTCTACGTGTGGGTAGACGCTCCGGTTGGTTACATGGCTAGTTTTAAAAACTTCTGCGACCAGAACAATCTAGAATTTGACGATTTCTGGAAAGCCGATTCTGACGCTGAGCTGTACCACTTTATTGGTAAAGACATTACCTATTTCCACTGCCTATTTTGGCCTGCCATGCTAGAAGGCGCTGGCTACCGCAAGCCAACTGGCGTAAATATTCACGGGTTCGTAACCGTAAACGGTGCGAAAATGTCGAAGTCGCGCGGTACTTTCATAAAAGGCCGTACTTACCTTGACCACCTAAACCCAGAATATTTGCGTTACTACTTTGCGTCTAAATTGGGTGACGGCGTAACCGACATCGACCTTAACTTTACTGACTTCGCACAAAAAGTGAATTCAGACTTGGTAGGTAAAGTAGTTAACATCGCAAGCCGCTGTGCAAGCTTTATCACAAAGCGTTTCGACGGAAAATTATCAGACAACGTGATTGAACCAGAGCTTATTGCTGAGTTCCAAAACGCGTCAGAAAGCATTGCTGCACTATTTGAGAAGCGTAAGTATCACCAAGCTGTGCGTGAAATTATGGCCCTTGCTGATAAAGCAAACCAATTCATCGACAACAACGCACCTTGGGTAACCATTAAAGACGAGACTAAGCAGCAGTTCACACACGATGTGTGCTCGCTAGGTATTAACATGTTCCGTCTGTTGGTTATCTACTTAAAGCCTGTACTACCGGTACTTGCAGAAAAAGCAGAAGCATTCCTAAACGACTCGTTTGACTGGAATTCACTGCAAACCCTATTGAAAGGACACGCCATCAACAAATTTAAGCCGATGATGCAGCGTGTAGAAATGGAGAAAATCGACGCCATGGTTGAAGATTCAAAAGAAAGCCTAGCGCCAGCTGCACCGGCCATCGACCCAGACAGCCCGCTAGCTAAAGACCCTATCAGCGACACTATCTCGTTTGATGATTTCGCAAAAGTAGATTTACGTATTGCTCGTATTGCTAACGCAGAGCACGTAGAAAAAGCCGACAAGCTTTTACGTTTAGAGCTGGATTTAGGCGGCGAAACTAAGCAAGTTTTTGCAGGTATCAAATCGGCCTACTCGCCTGAAGCCTTAATTGGTAAGCATACAGTAATGGTAGCCAACCTAGCTCCTCGTAAAATGCGTTTTGGTATGAGTGAAGGCATGGTACTAGCCGCAGGCCCTGGCGGCGATGAGCTATATATTCTTGAGCCGCACGAAGGTGCAAAGCCGGGTATGCGCGTTAAGTAA
- the dcd gene encoding dCTP deaminase has protein sequence MRLCDRDIYQHLQDGKIKIEPTPNYDQISGVTVDIRLGNKFRVFEDHQAPFIDLSGPKAQVQEALDHVMSDEIVLEEGKAFFLHPGELALAITHESVTLPDNIVGWLDGRSSLARLGLMVHVTAHRIDPGWSGNIVLEFYNSGKLPLALRPKMKIGALSFEVLSAPAEKPYNARVDAKYKDQAGAVASRISSDDESK, from the coding sequence ATGCGCTTGTGCGACCGCGATATCTACCAACATCTTCAAGATGGAAAAATAAAAATTGAGCCTACACCTAACTATGATCAGATTAGCGGTGTAACGGTAGATATCCGCCTTGGTAACAAATTTCGTGTGTTTGAAGACCATCAAGCGCCGTTCATCGATTTGAGTGGCCCAAAAGCGCAAGTACAAGAGGCGCTGGACCACGTAATGAGCGACGAAATTGTGTTGGAAGAGGGGAAAGCGTTCTTCTTGCACCCGGGCGAACTGGCGCTTGCCATTACGCACGAATCGGTAACTTTACCAGATAACATCGTTGGCTGGTTAGACGGGCGTTCTTCACTCGCACGTTTGGGCTTAATGGTGCACGTAACCGCGCATCGAATCGATCCTGGTTGGTCTGGCAACATCGTTCTTGAGTTTTACAACAGCGGTAAATTACCACTTGCGCTTCGCCCTAAAATGAAAATAGGCGCACTGAGCTTTGAAGTGCTATCAGCGCCAGCTGAAAAACCGTATAACGCCAGAGTTGATGCCAAATATAAAGATCAAGCCGGTGCAGTGGCCAGCCGTATTTCGTCTGACGATGAAAGTAAGTGA
- a CDS encoding site-specific integrase: MPKFAKASTQAHNVIKALTKAERIQSLGTARNYEDALKRVSFWVKENKLNGLQSLSLEQARFYLEYRAESVGQKTLDMERQALQAMMQLNGKLPDNGKLYIVKSELAEAKRSRAYTGNQAEAVSLGQSSKHSLATQIAYAAGLRAHELLTLAKSDERQPDRRKALNSKWEGRSGSLYTVVGKGGLKRHVLIPTALVNQLEQRRLESPVTVTDRQIKYLQRYDIGGGKKWSDSFNKASNRKLFFSTGAHGLRHSYAQERMVELKAQGYSRAIALETVSQEMWHFRPEITEVYLEK; encoded by the coding sequence ATGCCTAAGTTTGCAAAGGCCAGTACGCAGGCTCATAACGTCATAAAGGCACTAACAAAGGCTGAGAGAATACAATCTCTTGGGACAGCTAGAAACTACGAAGATGCCCTGAAAAGGGTTTCTTTTTGGGTTAAGGAAAATAAGCTCAACGGCTTGCAATCTTTATCATTAGAACAAGCACGGTTTTACCTTGAGTATCGCGCCGAGAGTGTAGGGCAAAAAACACTTGATATGGAGCGCCAGGCCTTGCAAGCGATGATGCAACTAAATGGTAAGCTACCCGACAACGGAAAGCTATATATCGTTAAGTCAGAGCTCGCTGAGGCAAAACGGTCAAGGGCTTATACTGGCAACCAAGCCGAGGCCGTATCTCTGGGACAGTCGTCTAAGCATAGTCTAGCAACACAAATCGCATACGCTGCCGGGCTACGGGCTCATGAGCTTTTAACTTTGGCTAAAAGTGATGAACGTCAGCCAGATAGACGAAAAGCTTTAAATTCTAAATGGGAAGGCCGTTCAGGCTCACTTTACACTGTTGTGGGGAAGGGCGGGTTGAAACGGCACGTGCTTATTCCTACAGCCTTAGTCAATCAACTCGAACAGCGCAGACTCGAAAGCCCTGTGACTGTTACTGACCGTCAAATAAAGTACCTACAGCGCTATGATATCGGTGGTGGGAAAAAATGGTCCGATTCCTTTAACAAGGCTTCCAATCGGAAATTATTTTTTTCAACTGGAGCTCATGGCTTGCGTCATAGTTACGCACAGGAGCGTATGGTTGAATTGAAAGCTCAAGGCTACAGCAGGGCAATAGCCTTGGAGACAGTATCTCAGGAAATGTGGCATTTTAGGCCGGAGATTACAGAAGTTTATCTTGAAAAATAA
- a CDS encoding helix-turn-helix domain-containing protein, which produces MSAFITTKQAAAYLNCTPQHLYNLRNKRKSAIEEGNKALANKLAPEAIKIGGKLLFEESKLENWLRTYGEVA; this is translated from the coding sequence ATGTCCGCATTTATTACCACGAAACAAGCAGCAGCGTACTTAAACTGTACGCCTCAGCATCTATACAATCTGCGAAATAAACGTAAATCTGCCATTGAAGAAGGTAACAAGGCTTTAGCTAACAAGCTCGCGCCTGAAGCAATTAAAATTGGTGGAAAACTACTCTTCGAAGAATCCAAGCTGGAAAACTGGCTGCGTACCTACGGCGAAGTTGCTTAG
- a CDS encoding helix-turn-helix domain-containing protein: MNNDESPFPKRLKQARKDRGLSQKQLGILSGMDEFSASARMNQYEKGVHSPDFKTVKALAEVLKVPTAFLYCEEDGLAEQIASFKNG, from the coding sequence ATGAATAATGATGAGTCGCCTTTTCCTAAAAGGTTAAAGCAGGCCAGAAAAGATCGGGGATTGTCTCAAAAGCAACTCGGTATCCTGTCGGGGATGGACGAGTTTTCAGCTTCCGCTCGTATGAACCAATATGAAAAAGGAGTCCATTCGCCCGACTTTAAGACGGTGAAGGCCTTAGCGGAGGTACTGAAAGTTCCTACAGCTTTTCTTTATTGTGAAGAAGATGGCTTAGCGGAACAGATCGCCAGTTTTAAAAATGGTTAG
- the gloB gene encoding hydroxyacylglutathione hydrolase translates to MTAETLSSDVTIHPIPAFTDNYIWCIHNGNSAIVVDPGDAEPVLAFLKANNLMLSAVLITHHHRDHTGGIAKLVSTVPDLPVIGPRGNHIRGITKSVAQGDTVSLPVFKMALQVMEVPGHTLDHIAFFGHGILFCGDTLFSAGCGRLFEGSPEQMHHSLNKLKRLPDTTKVYGAHEYTQANVEFALAVEPDNTALNDYADWVNAKREQNQPTLPSNLKEQKSINPFLRAHELSVKTAAEAYCESNLADDVAVFAAVRRWKDEF, encoded by the coding sequence ATGACGGCAGAAACGCTTTCTTCAGATGTAACTATTCATCCTATTCCCGCTTTCACTGACAATTACATTTGGTGCATTCACAACGGCAACAGCGCTATAGTCGTAGACCCAGGCGATGCTGAACCTGTGTTGGCTTTCCTTAAAGCCAACAATTTAATGCTTAGTGCAGTTCTGATTACTCATCATCACAGAGATCATACCGGTGGTATTGCTAAGTTAGTGTCCACCGTACCGGATTTACCGGTTATAGGGCCAAGAGGCAATCATATAAGAGGCATTACTAAATCTGTTGCTCAAGGCGATACGGTTTCACTTCCCGTGTTCAAAATGGCTCTGCAAGTTATGGAGGTCCCAGGTCACACGCTTGATCACATTGCATTTTTTGGTCACGGCATACTATTTTGCGGCGACACACTGTTTTCTGCAGGCTGTGGGCGTTTATTTGAAGGGTCACCAGAGCAAATGCATCATTCTTTGAATAAGTTAAAGCGATTGCCTGATACTACCAAGGTGTATGGCGCCCACGAATACACGCAGGCTAACGTTGAATTTGCTCTTGCTGTTGAGCCTGATAATACCGCACTGAACGACTACGCAGATTGGGTAAACGCTAAGCGAGAACAGAATCAACCTACTTTACCGAGTAACCTCAAAGAGCAAAAAAGCATAAACCCATTTTTACGCGCTCATGAACTTTCCGTGAAAACTGCTGCCGAAGCCTATTGCGAAAGTAACCTGGCGGATGATGTAGCAGTGTTTGCTGCGGTTCGCCGCTGGAAAGATGAGTTTTGA